CACCATCACGCACCTCCGCACCGATCCGCACGATGCCACGCTCGTCCAGATCCGCCAACACCTCATCGGAGACATTCGGAATGTCGCGAGTGATCTCCTCGGCACCGAGCTTGGTGTCACGAGCATCGATCTCGTGCTCCTCGATATGGATCGAGGTCAACACATCCTGCTCCACCAACCGCTGGGACAAGATGATCGCGTCCTCGTAGTTGTGCCCCTCCCACGGCATGATCGCCACCAACAGGTTCTTACCCAGCGCCATCTCACCGTTCTCGGTGCACGGCCCATCAGCCAACACCTGCCCGGCCTCGACCCGCTGACCCTCGTCCACGATCGGCCGCTGATTCGAACACGTCCCCTGGTTCGACCGGTTGAACTTCCGCATCCGATACGACTTACGAGTCCCGTCATCGGCCATCACCGTGACGTAATCGGCCGAAACCTCCTCGACCACACCGGCCTTCTCGTTCACCACCACATCACCGGCATCCACCGCCGCACGCAGCTCCATACCGGTACCCACGATCGGCGCCTCCGACCGAATCAACGGCACCGCCTGACGCTGCATATTCGCACCCATCAGCGCACGGTTGGCATCATCATGCTCGAGGAACGGAATCATCGCCGTCGCCACCGACACCATCTGCCGCGGCGACACATCCATGTAATCCACCGCGGCGGAATCGACGAGTTCCACCTCGGAGTTCTTCCGGCGCACCGGGATGCGCGCGGCCAGGAAGCGGCCCTCGGCGTCCAGCGGTTCGTTCGCCTGGGCCACCACGTGCCGGTCCTCCTCGTCGGCGGTGAGGTAATCGACCTCGTCGGTGACCCGGCCGTCCACCACCCGCCGGTAGGGGGTCTCGACGAAACCGAACGGGTTGACCCGCGCGTACACCGACAGGTACCCCATCAGGCCGATGTTCGGCCCCTCCGGCGTCTCGATCGGGCACATCCGGCCGTAGTGGCTGTAGTGCACGTCGCGGACCTCCAGGCCGGCCCGTTCGCGCGAGAGCCCGCCCGGCCCGAGCGCGGACAGCCGCCGCTTGTTGGTCAGGCTCGCCAGCGGGTTGCGCTGGTCCATGAACTGCGACAGCTGCGAGGTGCCGAAGAACTCCTTCATCGCCGCGACCACCGGGCGGATGTTCATCAGCGACTGCGGCGTGATCGCCTCGACGTCCTGGGTGGTCATGCGCTCCCGCACCACCCGTTCCATCCGGGACAGACCCACGCGGATCTGGTTCTGGATCAGCTCACCCACGGTGCGCACCCGGCGGTTACCGAAATGGTCGATGTCGTCGACCTCCACCGGCACCTCGACCCCGCCGGGCGCGATCATCGTCTTGTCACCGGCGTGCAGGCGCACCAGGTACTCGATGGCGGCCGCGATGTCGTCCTCGGTGAGTACCCGCGGTGCCCCCGGAGCGCGCAGCCCGAGCTTCTTGTCGATCTTGTAACGGCCCACCCGCGCCAGGTCGTAGCGCTTCTCGGTGAAGAACAGATTCGCCAGCAGGTTCTGCGCCGACTCCTTGGTCGGCGGCTCGCCGGGCCGCAGCTTGCGATGGATCTCGAGCAGCGCGTCGTCGGTGCCCGCCACGTTGTCCTTGGCCAGCGAGGCCATGATCAGCGGGGCGAACCCGAATCGCTCGGCGATCCGCTCCGCACTCCAGCCCAGCGCCTTGAGCAGCACCGTCACCGGCTGACGGCGCTTGCGGTCGATGCGCACGCCCACGGTGTCGCGCTTGTCGACGTCGAACTCCAGCCAGGCACCGCGCGACGGGATCACCCGCGCACTGTGCACGTCCTTCTCCGAACCCTTGTCGATCGCGTGGTCGAAGTACACACCCGGCGAGCGCACCAGTTGCGACACGACCACCCGTTCGGTGCCGTTGACGACGAATGTCCCGTGCGCGGTCATCATCGGGAAATCACCCATGAAAACGGTCTGGCTCTTGATCTCGCCGGTGTTGTTGTTCACGAATTCCGCCGTGACGAACCACGGCGCGGCATAGGTCAGATCCTTGTCCTTGCACTCCTCGACGGAGGCCTTGACCTCCTCGAACCGCGGATCGGACAACGTCAGCGACATCGTGCCCGCGAAGTCCTCGATGGGGCTGATCTCGGCGAGCACCTCGGCCAGCCCGGCGACCGGTTCCGTCCCGCGGACTGCCGCGCGGGCGCACCAGTCGGGTGCGCCGATCAGCCACCCGAACGATTCGGTCTGGATGTCCAGCAGGCCCGGAACCGCCAGGGGCTCGCGGATTCTGGCGAACGAGAGCCGCCGGGGCGCACCCGGGACTCCGGGCGCGGCGAGCGGGGACTCGGTCCGACTCGAGACTGTCACGATGCGTCCTTCCAGCACCGTATGCCGCCCGTTGCTGCGGGCGGTCGCGGTGCTCTGGTCTGTGGCCGGGTATTCCAAAGGCACACCGCGGGGGGACACCGTCTCGGACACGACTCGACAACACCGGTGAAAACAACGGGGCCGGACGCAGCCCGTGTTCCACGGTCTTTCATATTTCGAGAGTCGGACAGCACGCGACGCGGAGCGCGAGGTCCCAAATTACACGGGGAAACGACGAATGTCGAGAGGCAAGAAGAAATAAACACCGGAATTCGGTGTCTTCCCACTTCGATATTGTCATTGCGGGTGGGCCGTCGTCAAGTCCCCGCCGAATTTCGGTGCGAAATACCCCGCGGACCCCGCGGCGCCACCCCGGGCGCCGCCGGTGTGAGAATCGCGGTATGAGCGCGCCCTCGAGCTGTCCCTGCCGCCGCGGTGAGCCGTTCGATCGTTGCTGCGGCCCGGTCCTGGCCGGGCAGCGGCAGGCGGCCACGGCCGAGGCGCTGATGCGCTCGCGCTATGTCGCCTTCGCGGTCGGCGACGCGGACTATCTGCTGCGCTCCTGGCATTCGCGGACCCGGCCGAAACGACTCTCCCTCGACCACGGCCTGCGCTGGCGCTTCCTGGAGATCGTGCGCACCGAGCGCGGCGGCCCCTTCGACGACACCGGCGTGGTCGAGTTCGTCGCCCACTACCGCACCGACGAGGGCCGCGGCGAATTGCACGAGGTGAGCCGGTTCGCCCGCGAGGACGGGCAGTGGCGGTACCTCGACGGCGACATCGAGGACTGACCGGCACCGAGGACCGCCCCGGCGTACCGTTCGCCGATTCGGTAGCGTCGGCGAGCATGTCACGGGTGGCGATCGAGTACTGCACGCAGTGCCGCTGGATGTTGCGCGCGAGCTGGATGGCGCAGGAACTGCTCAGCACCTTCGGCACCGACCTGACCGAGGTCGCGCTCGTGCCCGGTACGGGCGGGGTCTTCCGGATCACCGTCGACGGCGAGCAGGTGTGGGAGCGCAAGGCCGACGGCGGCTTCCCCGAGATCACCGTGCTCAAGCAGCGCGTGCGCGACCGGGTCGCGCCGGACCGTGACCTCGGCCACGCCGACCGCCACGCCAGCGGATCGAGCCCCGACTAGGCGCAGCACCCGCCGCCGCAGCACCCGCCCCCGGCCGGCGCGGCCGGCGCGGCCTGGGCGGGGCCGGTGGCCTTGCCCACAGTCGCGAAGGTGGTCAGCAGCTTGACCGTGTCGTCGTGCCCGGCGGGGCAGCTGGCGGGGTCGCCGGACTGCGCCATCGGGCGGTTCACCTCGAAGGTGTCGCCGCAGCTGCGGCAACGAAAGCTGTAGTTCGGCACGGCCACAGGGTAGCGGGCCGGACCGGCCTGCGGTAGCGCGCCGGATACGGGGTAACGGTTGATGTCCGTAACCGGACGTACTCTCGAAAGAGGACCACCAGTGCCGACCCCGAGGACGTGGCGCACTTCCGACGGGTCGCGGAGGCACCGCGGACACGACCAGGAGGTGCGGCCATGACCACCCGATACGACACCACCGTCGAGATCGACGACGCGGGGCCGGTCGCCCACACCACCCACGGCCGGGTCCGCGGCGTCATGGACGGGCCGATCGCGGTCTGGCGCAGCATCCCCTACGCCGCCCCGGTGACCGGTCCCCGCCGGTTCCGGCCCGCCGAGCCACCCGAACCGTGGGACGGCGTGCGCGACTGCGTACGGTTCGGCGACATCGCGCCGCAGACGATGGGCACGATGGTTCCGGTCGACTCCGAGCTGCGCATGGGCGAGGACTGTCTGTGGCTGAACGTCTGGGCGCCCACCGAGCCGCGGGAACCCGAGGAACCGCGCCCGGTGCTGGTGTGGTTGCACGGCGGCGCCTACTGCCTCGGCACCGCCGCGCAGAAGATCTACGACGGTCGCAAGCTCGCCGAGACCGGCGATGCGGTGGTGGTTACGGTCAACTACCGCATCGGCGTCCTCGGCTTCCTCGACCTCTCCTCGGTGGTGGACGGCTGCACCCCGAACCTCGGTCTGCACGACCAGATCCGGGCGCTGGAATGGGTGCGGGAGAACATCGCGGCGTTCGGCGGTGACCCGGACAACGTCACCCTGTTCGGCGAGTCCTCCGGCGCCGGGTGCGTGACCGCGCTGCTGACCGCGCCCGCCGCGGCCGGCCTGTTCCACAAGGCCATCGCGCAGAGCCCGCCCGCCACCACCGTGTTCGGCAGGCAACGCGCCGAACTGGTCGCCCACCGTTTCCTCGAGCTGCTGGACCTGTCACCGGACCGCGCAGCCGAGGTGGGTGAGCTGCCCATCGAGCGGCTGGTGCAGGCGGCGGGCGTGCTCTTCGACGAGGTGCCGCTCAGGGAACCCGGCCGGTTGGCCGCCGCGCCGGTGGTCGACGGGGAGCTGCTGCCCGACTACCCGATCACCCGCTTCCAACAGGGCCGCTCGCACCGGGTGCCGCTGATCATCGGCACCAACAAGGACGAGGCCTCGCTGTTCCGGCTGTTCCGCTCGCCGATCATGCCGGTCACCCCGGAAGCGGTGACCATCATGCTGCGCGACGTCGCCGAGAGTCATCCGGACATGTCGCCCGAGCGGGTGGCCGAGATCGCCTCCGCCTACCCGGACCTGGGCAAAGCCCGTGGGGCGCTGGCGATGTCGACCGACGCCGCCTTCCGCATGCCCGCGCACTGGGTCGCCGACGGCCACTGCACCCACTCGATGACCTGGGTCTACCGGTTCGACCACGCCACCCCGATGCTGCGGGCGGCTCGCGTCGGCGCCGGGCACGCCACCGAATTGCCGTATGTGTTCGGCAATTTCGGCACGCTCAACCACGACCCCACCTTCTGGCTCGGCGGGCGCAAGCAGGCCACCGAGGTGTCGGGCCGGATGATGCGGCGCTGGCTGGCCTTCGCCCGCCACGGCGTCCCGGCCGCGCTGGACGGATCCAAGCATTGGCCGCCCTACGACCGGGACACCCGCCACACCCTGCTCATCGACGCCATCGACCGGGTGGTCGACGACCCCGACCGCGACCTGCACACGGCCTGGGGCGACCAGGCGGTCGGCTTCAGCTGAGCGGGCTCATCTCCCGCGCGGCCGCGCGCTTGCCCAGGTGCACCGGCATCCGTTCGTAGCCGTGCAGGGTGAACAGCGCGCGGCGGTGCGGCGGCTCGGCCAGCGCGAGATCCGGGAACCGCTCGAACAGTGCCCGCAGCGCGTAGACGCCCTCCATCCTGGCCAGGCTGGCGCCCAGGCAGACGTGGATGCCGCTGCTGAACGACAGGTGGTCCTTGGCGTTGGGCCGCGCCACATCGAAGCGCTCCGGGTCGGCGAACACCTTCGGATCCCGGTTGGCCCCGGCCAACGACAGCACCACCGTGTGCCCGCGGCGCAGCAGGGCGCCGTCGAGTTCCACATCGGTCAGCGCCGTGCGCGCGGTGCTCTGCACCGGTGAATCGATCCGCAGGATCTCCTCGACGGCGTTGGGCCACAGGTCGGGTTCCTCCCGCAGCCGGGCCAGCTGGTCGGGGTGGGCGAGCAACTGGACCACGCCGTTGCCGATGAGGTTGACCGTGGTCTCGAAGCCGGCGCCCATCAGCAGGCTGGCCGAGGCCTTCAGCGCGTGGTCGTCGAGGTCGCCCGCGGTCACCAGGGCGCTGAGGATGTCGTCGCCCGGTTCGCGGCGCAGCCGGGCGATGTGCCGGTCGAGGTAGTCGTTCATCACCTCCATCGCCAGCAGCGCCCGCTTGTGCGCCCGCCACGGGATGCCGATGTCGAGCAGCGGCGTCATCCGGTCGCCCCAGCCGAGGAACATCTGCCGGTCGGCGTCGGGGAAGCCGAGCATCTCGGAGATGATCGCGATCGGCACCTGCGAGGCGTAGGCGGCCACCAGATCGACCGAGCCGTGCGAGGGGAGCGCGTCCAGCAGTTCGGTGGTCACGCTCGCCACCCGGTCCCGCAGCCTGCCGATCGCGCGCGGGGTGAACGCGGCCGCCACCGGTTTGCGCATCGCGGTGTGCTCGGGCGGGTCGATCACCAGCATCGAGGGCGGCTCGACCGGGTTGGGCGGCAGCGGCGACCTGGCCGCCAGCCGCTTCAACGGCTCGAACGCGGTGAAGCTCTGCGGGGAGCGGACCCCGAACCGGTTGTCGCGCAGGATCGCGCGGCACAACTCGTGGTCGAAGGCGGCCCACGACAGCGGCGTGCGCACCGGGCCGCCGTCGCCGCGCAACTGCTCGATCAGCGGATAGGGGTCCTCGATGCCCTCGCGCCCGCCCACCAGCCGGGCGAACGGATCACCCCGGCGCGCCTGCGTGCGCAGGACCAGTCGCGGCGCGCCTTGCGCGGACAGCCATCGGAACCAGTACCGCAGCCTCATATCCCACCCACCCGTCGTCGTGTGATGGACACCACGGTACGGATCGCGGGCCGGTAGCGAAACGGCCCCGGGTCGGACCCGCGCTCCTACCCGAGTAGGAGCTCAGGGCGGTGTCCGATTTCGCCTGAGCGGGGCGGCCTACGTGGTGATGCTGCGCTGCCGCCTTCGGCCGCTGACCCGCTCAGGCGAGTTGCACCGTGATTCGCTCGGTCTCCACTCGCCGCGGTCGTTGCGCCGGGTCGGGATTCACCACCTGCACCAGCCCCGCGCCGGCGGCCAGCGTCGCGAGCAGGCCGTCGATCAGCTCGGCCGCGGTCTCCCACGGCAGGCTCGACAGCACCCGGTCGCCCTCGCCGATGCCCTGGCGCAGCGCGGCCTTGCGAGCCGCGGCGACCACGTCGGCCACCGGCATCCCGTCCAGGGCGGCGCCGACGCCGCGCGGCAGGAACTGGTCGCCGTGCACCCGCACCGAGGTGGCGAAGTCGGTGACGCCGATCGGCAGGTCGCGCACCGGCGCGCCCATCGGGTCCAGTGACAGCGCGGCGACCTCGGGGATGCCGTCGGCCTCGTCGATCCGGTCGGCGGCGACCAGCGCCAGCTCGGCGTCGGGATCCGGGCGCAGCACCACTTCGACACCGGCCCACCAGCAGCCGAGCAGCACCGCGGCGGTCTGCCAGTGCGCGGGCAGCAGCACCGCGACCCGCGCGCCCGCGGTGAGGCCGAACTCGTCGCGAATCAGGTTGGCGGTCTTGGCCGCCCAGTTCGCCAGGGTCGCCCCGGACAGCTCGATCCTGGCGCCGGTGGCGTCGTCGTAGTAGGTGATGCGCGGCGCCGCGGGGTCGCGGCTGAGGATCGGGTCCAGCAGCGCCTCGGTGAGCGTCATGGTCTGGGTCAGTTCACGCATTTCGGTCCGTTCTGGCCTGCGTCGATCGGTGGGGCGGGCGGGACGGGCGTCGCGGAGGTCGACGTTCCGGAGAAGTCGAACAGTGATCCCGCGGCCGAGCCCGGGCCAGAATAGTCGCTCGCCAGCACCACGCTCACCGCGTCCGGAGACATCGAGGAGTCGGCGACGACCGTCAGCCCGCCGAGCGCCTCGGCGACCGCCTCGGCACCCGGATTCGAGGTGTCCGCCGCGAGCACCCGGGAACCGGTGACGCCCGCACCCGAATAGTTGCCCACCCGGCCCGGCTGGAAACCCTTGCCCGCCAGCGCCTGCGACACCTGACCCGCCAGGCCGCCCACCGAGCTGGCGTTGAACACGTCCACCGTCACCGTCGACGGGTCCACCCGCGGGGACTGCGGCTCGTCGGCATCCTCGCCGACCAGCCCGGCGACGTAGGACTTCACCTCCTTCGGTTCGACCCGCACCACGGACTCGCCGTTGCTGGTCATGCCGTTGAGGTCGGCCACCGGGATGGTCTCGAACTTCACCTGACCGCCGGACAGGTCGCGCAGCTGTTGCAGGAAGGCCAGCACGTCCCAGTTCTCGTCGAGCACCACCGTGCGCCCGACCGCGTCGCTGAGTTCGTTGAGTTTGTTCGGGTTGCTGAGCGTCTTGGCGCTGAGCACCTGGTTGACCAGCTGGGCCATGAACACCTGCTGGCGCACGATCCGGTCCAGGTCGCCGCGCGGCAGGTCGTGGCGCTGGCGCACGAAGCTCAGCGCCTGCGGGCCGTCCAGCCGCTGCCTGCCGGCCGGGAACCGCGCGCCCGACATCCATTCGTCCACCGGATTGTTCAGGCACACCTCGACCCCACCCACCGCGTCGGTCAGCAGCACGAAGCCGAGCAGGCTGACCTCGGCGTAGTGGTCGACGGTGATGCCGGTGAGGTCGGCCACGGTCTTGATCAGCGCCTGGCGGCCCGCTCTGGTGGAGCGCTTCTCGGCCTCCGCCTCGGACACCCCCTGATCGAGCAGCTTCAACCGCTCGGTCTCCTTGGTCACGCCGTAGGCGCTGTTGATCTTGCCCTTGCCCAGACCGGGGATGTCGACGTAGGAGTCGCGCGGCAGCGAGATCGCGGTGGCGGAGCTGCCGTCGTTGGGCACCCGGACCAGCACGATGGTGTCGGTGTTGGTGCCCACCTCGTCACCGGCGTGCAGCATCGCCTTCTCGTCCTCCGACAGCGGGTCGCCGTGCGCGTCGGTGCGGCTGTCCACGCCGACCAGCAGGATGTCCACCGCGCCGTCGCGGGCGCCGCCGAGGCCGAGGTCATCGATGCGTTCGATGTTGCCGATCAGCGCGTCGACGCTGTGCCAGGCGAAGCCGGTGACCACGAACACCATCGCCGCCACCGCCGCGACGGCGATCCGCACGGGTCGCAGGCCGGTCGGCCCGCCCCCGGACGGCCGCGACGGCACCGGTTCCCTTCTGCGTGGCACTGCGCATCCTCTCGACTACCCGACTACGCCCCCGGGACGCCCCCACCTCCCGCCGTCACCCCCGGGTCCCTTCCCCGCCCCGGGGCGGATTCGTGGCTCCAGGCTAACCAACGGCTACCGTCATCGACCGCACCCGC
This sequence is a window from Nocardia farcinica. Protein-coding genes within it:
- a CDS encoding SelT/SelW/SelH family protein, translating into MSRVAIEYCTQCRWMLRASWMAQELLSTFGTDLTEVALVPGTGGVFRITVDGEQVWERKADGGFPEITVLKQRVRDRVAPDRDLGHADRHASGSSPD
- a CDS encoding TIGR03089 family protein, translated to MRELTQTMTLTEALLDPILSRDPAAPRITYYDDATGARIELSGATLANWAAKTANLIRDEFGLTAGARVAVLLPAHWQTAAVLLGCWWAGVEVVLRPDPDAELALVAADRIDEADGIPEVAALSLDPMGAPVRDLPIGVTDFATSVRVHGDQFLPRGVGAALDGMPVADVVAAARKAALRQGIGEGDRVLSSLPWETAAELIDGLLATLAAGAGLVQVVNPDPAQRPRRVETERITVQLA
- a CDS encoding cytochrome P450 — protein: MRLRYWFRWLSAQGAPRLVLRTQARRGDPFARLVGGREGIEDPYPLIEQLRGDGGPVRTPLSWAAFDHELCRAILRDNRFGVRSPQSFTAFEPLKRLAARSPLPPNPVEPPSMLVIDPPEHTAMRKPVAAAFTPRAIGRLRDRVASVTTELLDALPSHGSVDLVAAYASQVPIAIISEMLGFPDADRQMFLGWGDRMTPLLDIGIPWRAHKRALLAMEVMNDYLDRHIARLRREPGDDILSALVTAGDLDDHALKASASLLMGAGFETTVNLIGNGVVQLLAHPDQLARLREEPDLWPNAVEEILRIDSPVQSTARTALTDVELDGALLRRGHTVVLSLAGANRDPKVFADPERFDVARPNAKDHLSFSSGIHVCLGASLARMEGVYALRALFERFPDLALAEPPHRRALFTLHGYERMPVHLGKRAAAREMSPLS
- the rpoB gene encoding DNA-directed RNA polymerase subunit beta, translating into MLEGRIVTVSSRTESPLAAPGVPGAPRRLSFARIREPLAVPGLLDIQTESFGWLIGAPDWCARAAVRGTEPVAGLAEVLAEISPIEDFAGTMSLTLSDPRFEEVKASVEECKDKDLTYAAPWFVTAEFVNNNTGEIKSQTVFMGDFPMMTAHGTFVVNGTERVVVSQLVRSPGVYFDHAIDKGSEKDVHSARVIPSRGAWLEFDVDKRDTVGVRIDRKRRQPVTVLLKALGWSAERIAERFGFAPLIMASLAKDNVAGTDDALLEIHRKLRPGEPPTKESAQNLLANLFFTEKRYDLARVGRYKIDKKLGLRAPGAPRVLTEDDIAAAIEYLVRLHAGDKTMIAPGGVEVPVEVDDIDHFGNRRVRTVGELIQNQIRVGLSRMERVVRERMTTQDVEAITPQSLMNIRPVVAAMKEFFGTSQLSQFMDQRNPLASLTNKRRLSALGPGGLSRERAGLEVRDVHYSHYGRMCPIETPEGPNIGLMGYLSVYARVNPFGFVETPYRRVVDGRVTDEVDYLTADEEDRHVVAQANEPLDAEGRFLAARIPVRRKNSEVELVDSAAVDYMDVSPRQMVSVATAMIPFLEHDDANRALMGANMQRQAVPLIRSEAPIVGTGMELRAAVDAGDVVVNEKAGVVEEVSADYVTVMADDGTRKSYRMRKFNRSNQGTCSNQRPIVDEGQRVEAGQVLADGPCTENGEMALGKNLLVAIMPWEGHNYEDAIILSQRLVEQDVLTSIHIEEHEIDARDTKLGAEEITRDIPNVSDEVLADLDERGIVRIGAEVRDGDILVGKVTPKGETELTPEERLLRAIFGEKAREVRDTSLKVPHGESGKVIGIRVFSREDDDDLPPGVNELVRVYVAQKRKIQDGDKLAGRHGNKGVIGKILPTEDMPFLPDGTPVDIILNTHGVPRRMNIGQILETHLGWIGKAGWDIRTVDGQRPDWAARLPDELLAAEPGTNLATPVFDGVREEELTGLLGATRPNRDGDVLVGPDGKATLFDGRSGEPFPYPIAVGYMYILKLHHLVDDKIHARSTGPYSMITQQPLGGKAQFGGQRFGEMECWAMQAYGAAYTLQELLTIKSDDVVGRVKVYEAIVKGDNIPEPGVPESFKVLLKELQALCLNVEVLSAGAAVELAHGVDDDHERTAANLGINLSRAESLTETELSG
- a CDS encoding LCP family protein; amino-acid sequence: MPRRREPVPSRPSGGGPTGLRPVRIAVAAVAAMVFVVTGFAWHSVDALIGNIERIDDLGLGGARDGAVDILLVGVDSRTDAHGDPLSEDEKAMLHAGDEVGTNTDTIVLVRVPNDGSSATAISLPRDSYVDIPGLGKGKINSAYGVTKETERLKLLDQGVSEAEAEKRSTRAGRQALIKTVADLTGITVDHYAEVSLLGFVLLTDAVGGVEVCLNNPVDEWMSGARFPAGRQRLDGPQALSFVRQRHDLPRGDLDRIVRQQVFMAQLVNQVLSAKTLSNPNKLNELSDAVGRTVVLDENWDVLAFLQQLRDLSGGQVKFETIPVADLNGMTSNGESVVRVEPKEVKSYVAGLVGEDADEPQSPRVDPSTVTVDVFNASSVGGLAGQVSQALAGKGFQPGRVGNYSGAGVTGSRVLAADTSNPGAEAVAEALGGLTVVADSSMSPDAVSVVLASDYSGPGSAAGSLFDFSGTSTSATPVPPAPPIDAGQNGPKCVN
- a CDS encoding FmdB family zinc ribbon protein — protein: MPNYSFRCRSCGDTFEVNRPMAQSGDPASCPAGHDDTVKLLTTFATVGKATGPAQAAPAAPAGGGCCGGGCCA
- a CDS encoding YchJ family protein, producing the protein MSAPSSCPCRRGEPFDRCCGPVLAGQRQAATAEALMRSRYVAFAVGDADYLLRSWHSRTRPKRLSLDHGLRWRFLEIVRTERGGPFDDTGVVEFVAHYRTDEGRGELHEVSRFAREDGQWRYLDGDIED
- a CDS encoding carboxylesterase/lipase family protein, with amino-acid sequence MTTRYDTTVEIDDAGPVAHTTHGRVRGVMDGPIAVWRSIPYAAPVTGPRRFRPAEPPEPWDGVRDCVRFGDIAPQTMGTMVPVDSELRMGEDCLWLNVWAPTEPREPEEPRPVLVWLHGGAYCLGTAAQKIYDGRKLAETGDAVVVTVNYRIGVLGFLDLSSVVDGCTPNLGLHDQIRALEWVRENIAAFGGDPDNVTLFGESSGAGCVTALLTAPAAAGLFHKAIAQSPPATTVFGRQRAELVAHRFLELLDLSPDRAAEVGELPIERLVQAAGVLFDEVPLREPGRLAAAPVVDGELLPDYPITRFQQGRSHRVPLIIGTNKDEASLFRLFRSPIMPVTPEAVTIMLRDVAESHPDMSPERVAEIASAYPDLGKARGALAMSTDAAFRMPAHWVADGHCTHSMTWVYRFDHATPMLRAARVGAGHATELPYVFGNFGTLNHDPTFWLGGRKQATEVSGRMMRRWLAFARHGVPAALDGSKHWPPYDRDTRHTLLIDAIDRVVDDPDRDLHTAWGDQAVGFS